From a single Cotesia glomerata isolate CgM1 linkage group LG6, MPM_Cglom_v2.3, whole genome shotgun sequence genomic region:
- the LOC123268008 gene encoding triadin-like → MKRTQALERLEELTNELNNLVQSKVNIHKEIKTKATSVTNALRRFKKLDEEWRLASRRTPRATPGQTNQVVVVTDEAMDTGAEGDGESVIEDKRETVTKTGKRKDRSSPDPTCSQVTKKKDLRQSPPQRATMQRDERTKAIAWQKVQSKKEQRRQRKEQLPKQFPEEPRPEPKRKKSRKWIRPDALIIRPAEPAKYAEILRKIKNDVPDEQVRTTVDKIHKTRAGNMLITLSRKSSDKGQALQKTIEGILQEEAKCKSSVDRSKLYIRCGQEGHKIAGCKNPAKCALCAENQSAENSAHYAGNHKCPVFQEALQRLINKRT, encoded by the exons atgaagagaacgcaagcgctggaacgCCTGGAGGAGCTGACTAATGAGTTAAATAATCTCGTTCAGTCAAaagtcaatatccacaaggagatcaagaCCAAGGCGACTAGTGTAACTAACGCCCTTCGaaggttcaaaaaactggatGAAGAATGGCGATTAGCATCGCGACGCACTCCTCGTGCTACACCGGGGCAAACCAACCAAGTTGTAGTTgtgactgacgaagcaatggataccggagccgaaggtgacggtgaatcggTCATCGAAGACAAACGAGAAACTGTCACGAAGACTGGAAAAAGGAAAGATCGATCCTCTCCAGACCCAACGTGCAGCCAAGTCACCAAGAAGAAGGACCTGAGACAAAGCCCTCCACAAAGAGCGACAATGCAAAGGGACGAACGGACAAAAGCGATTGCTTGGCAGAAAGTCCAGTCCAAGAAAGAACAAAGAAGGCAAAGGAAAGAACAGCTCCCAAAGCAATTTCCCGAGGAGCCCCGTCCTGAACCTAAACGGAAGAAATCGCGAAAGTGGATCAGGCcagacgcactgatcatccgcccagcTGAGCCGGCGAAGTACGCTGAGATTttgcgtaaaataaaaaatgatgtccCTGACGAGCAGGTCCGTACTACGGTGGATAAGATCCATAAAACTAGGGCCGGAAACATGCTGATTACGCTCTCTAGGAAGAGCTCCGATAAAGGCCAAGCTTTACAGAAAACCATCGAGGGCATCCTACAAgaagaggccaaa TGCAAAAGTAGCGTAGACCGATCTAAGCTTTAcatcaggtgcggacaagaggggCACAAGATCGCTGGTTGTAAGAATCCAGCCAAATGTGCATTATGCGCTGAAAACCAAAGCGCAGAGAACTCTGCCCACTACGCCGGCAACCACAAATGCCCGGTATTCCAAGAGGCGCTTCAGAGgttaataaacaaaagaacatga
- the LOC123267455 gene encoding uncharacterized protein LOC123267455: protein MKSEDILKQKDVLHQISQASDAIRRKHKLLKLGKDTAEKAMDEMFKPIVTPLKTLIESSGRKVKQENIKEEIKAETKNENSDQQPDNFDSLISDDESFINSNRQHRSTEPLASSSPIKTDHLLKTYIQKLNRNHKEIDFRYGVRKKNKAMFIGNSNIYFNNDEINVQDKVYPMTHGLLELLVKKDPQDSVVTQNDKKHYLDIVERTNMYWKNYKPDTSIFNDLSPKFQNYVVEFLAKRHPNFSKGGGLPSHMIVKKKNRNMDYVYWDDPNELVERLRLLIASQSAGNTSHTNEIISIIEELREAEIIY from the coding sequence ATGAAGTCTGAggatattttaaaacaaaaggATGTTTTACATCAAATCTCCCAGGCAAGTGATGCAATCCGACGCAAACATAAACTCTTGAAGTTAGGAAAAGATACAGCTGAAAAAGCCATGGATGAAATGTTCAAACCGATAGTCACACCATTAAAAACTCTTATTGAATCATCAGGGCGAAAAGTTaaacaagaaaatataaaagaagagATAAAAGcagaaacaaaaaatgaaaactcaGACCAACAACCAGATAACTTTGATAGTCTGATCTCAGATGATGAAAGTTTCATTAATAGCAACAGACAGCACCGATCCACAGAACCACTAGCTTCAAGTAGTCCTATCAAAAcagatcatttattaaaaacttacatacaaaaattaaatcgaaaTCACAAAGAGATTGATTTCAGGTATGgtgttcgtaaaaaaaataaagcaatGTTCATTggaaattcaaatatttatttcaacaatGATGAAATTAATGTTCAAGACAAAGTTTATCCTATGACTCATGGTTTATTGGAATTATTAGTCAAAAAAGATCCTCAAGATTCTGTAGTTACACAGAATGATAAGAAACACTACTTAGATATTGTTGAAAGAACGAATATgtattggaaaaattacaagcCAGATACAAGTATTTTCAATGATCTGTCACCCAAGTTTCAAAATTATGTTGTTGAATTCCTAGCAAAAAGACATCCAAACTTTTCGAAAGGTGGGGGTTTACCTAGTCACATGatagtaaaaaagaaaaatagaaatatgGATTATGTATACTGGGATGATCCCAATGAACTGGTTGAAAGATTACGCCTATTAATAGCCTCTCAATCAGCTGGTAATACCAGTCAtactaatgaaattatttcgaTTATTGAAGAATTAAGAGAGGctgaaattatatattag
- the LOC123268009 gene encoding uncharacterized protein LOC123268009, producing MAEILNIQRPIIFDDSIAHCEVHAHQPYASSTLNNNDEVRITIQNQNLCILPSKSVLHITGKFTKNDNTAVADTTKFVNMGIAHMIKEFRLMINGVEMDRNNNVGITSLMKGYLSISPNQLSTLENAGWLMDNEVKFTDNAGNFDFIIPLNILSGFAEDYLKVLMNVQLEIILTISNTDKEKIQILNYIASDPAIPISFRTWELYKYPLLPATSKHIWAVKTSTQLEKPRYVVLGFQTARKNDARKDASKFDHCNLRNIKLFLNSQSYPYGDLNLDIPHN from the exons ATGgcggaaattttgaatattcaaCGACCAATCATATTTGACGACTCTATAGCTCATTGTGAGGTGCATGCGCATCAACCGTATGCATCATCAACACTAAACAACAACGATGAAGTAAGGATAACAATTCAAAATCAAAACTTGTGTATACTTCCAAGCAAAAGTGTACTACATATCACCGgtaaattcacgaaaaatgaTAATACAGCTGTTGCTGATACAACTAAATTTGTAAACATGGGAATAGCTCATATGATCAAAGAGTTTCGACTAATGATAAATGGAGTTGAAATGGATCGGAATAACAATGTTGGTATAACTAGTTTAATGAAAggatatttatcaattagcCCAAATCAATTAAGTACTTTGGAAAATGCAGGATGGTTGATGGATAATGAGGTTAAGTTTACCGATAATGCTGGAAACTTTGACTTTATCATTCcacttaatattttaagtgGTTTTGCTGAAGATTATCTTAAAGTTTTGATGAATGTTCAACTTGAGATAATTCTAACAATATCAAACA CAGAtaaggaaaaaattcaaattctgaATTACATCGCCAGTGATCCCGCTATACCAATAAGTTTTCGGACTTGGGAATTGTATAAGTATCCTCTGTTACCTGCAACTTCAAAACATATTTGGGCAGTCAAAACCTCAACTCAGCTTGAAAAGCCACGTTACGTTGTTCTTGGATTCCAAACAGCAAGGAAAAATGATGCTCGGAAAGATGCTAGCAAATTTGATCACTGCAATTTACGAAACatcaaactatttttaaattcacaaaGTTATCCCTATGGCGACTTGAATTTAGATATACCTCACAACTAG